Proteins encoded together in one Marispirochaeta sp. window:
- a CDS encoding rubrerythrin has translation MGKTQENLMAAFAGESQARNKYTFYAQVARKEGYHYIARIFEETADNEMRHAKDQFKLAGHLGDTASNLKDARDGEDYETSDMYPTFAKEAEAEENKEAATLFSQIAKVEAHHRDRYDRLLEMVKNDTVYKRETPIAWKCGVCGYIYEGTEPPAKCPCCKHPREYYEPANLDI, from the coding sequence ATGGGAAAAACTCAAGAAAACCTGATGGCAGCCTTTGCCGGCGAATCCCAGGCAAGGAACAAGTATACCTTTTACGCCCAGGTGGCCAGAAAGGAAGGTTATCACTATATCGCCAGGATCTTTGAAGAGACCGCGGATAACGAGATGCGTCACGCCAAGGACCAGTTCAAACTGGCCGGACATCTCGGCGACACTGCATCCAACCTGAAAGACGCCCGGGACGGAGAAGATTACGAAACCAGCGACATGTACCCGACCTTCGCCAAAGAAGCCGAAGCGGAGGAAAATAAAGAGGCGGCAACCTTATTCAGCCAGATAGCCAAGGTAGAAGCCCACCACCGTGACCGCTACGATCGTCTGCTTGAGATGGTCAAAAACGATACCGTCTATAAACGGGAGACTCCCATCGCCTGGAAGTGCGGTGTTTGCGGTTATATCTACGAAGGAACTGAGCCCCCTGCAAAGTGCCCGTGCTGCAAACACCCCAGGGAATACTACGAACCGGCAAATCTCGACATTTAA
- a CDS encoding flavodoxin domain-containing protein, translated as MPELMARIPDVPIYCTANGVKSLKGRYHQDWNFVTVKTGDTLDVGNGKQFIFIEAPMLHWPDSMFAYLTGDAVLFSNDAFGQHYASENLFNDLVDQNELYEEAIKYYANILTPFSSFVTRKINEVLSLNVPVDIIATSHGVIRREDPTQIVTKYLEWADSYQENRIALIYDTMWNGTRRMAEAITEGIHAVDDSVDVRLFKMSERDKNDVVTGIFKSKAVLFGSPTVNKGILTAMAALIEEVKGLKLTNKKAAAFGCYGWSGESVSILNTQLKEAGFELAGDGIKALWNPDDKSLEAARGTERSLPLL; from the coding sequence TTGCCGGAGCTGATGGCCCGGATTCCCGACGTACCGATCTACTGTACCGCCAACGGGGTTAAATCACTGAAGGGCCGTTACCACCAGGACTGGAACTTCGTTACCGTAAAAACCGGAGACACTCTGGATGTCGGAAACGGCAAACAGTTCATATTTATCGAGGCGCCCATGCTTCACTGGCCGGACAGCATGTTCGCCTACCTTACCGGCGATGCTGTTCTTTTCAGCAATGACGCTTTTGGGCAGCATTATGCATCGGAAAACCTCTTCAACGATCTGGTGGACCAGAATGAGCTCTACGAAGAAGCCATCAAGTATTACGCCAACATCCTGACGCCTTTCTCAAGTTTCGTCACCAGGAAGATCAACGAAGTTCTCTCCCTGAACGTACCGGTGGATATAATCGCCACCAGTCACGGAGTTATCCGGCGGGAGGATCCGACCCAGATTGTCACAAAGTATCTGGAATGGGCCGACTCCTATCAGGAGAACCGCATAGCACTTATCTATGACACCATGTGGAACGGGACCCGACGCATGGCCGAGGCAATTACCGAAGGTATTCATGCTGTCGATGATTCAGTCGATGTACGCCTCTTTAAAATGTCGGAACGGGACAAGAATGACGTCGTTACCGGGATATTCAAATCCAAAGCGGTGCTTTTCGGATCTCCTACTGTAAACAAGGGGATTCTTACTGCTATGGCGGCCCTTATAGAAGAGGTAAAGGGCCTCAAATTAACAAATAAGAAGGCCGCGGCTTTCGGCTGTTATGGCTGGAGCGGGGAGTCTGTGAGCATCTTGAATACACAGCTGAAAGAGGCCGGCTTTGAGCTGGCAGGCGATGGTATTAAGGCCCTCTGGAACCCCGATGACAAGAGCCTTGAAGCCGCCCGGGGTACGGAAAGAAGTTTGCCGCTGCTGTAA
- a CDS encoding SDR family oxidoreductase yields the protein MEKPIAVITGASSGIGRAFAEEYARRGYYLVLTGRRSGVLDTLSAELRERWKVSVETAIFDLSDPEELELFANNIASRRIAVLVNNAGFGSPRAFSVDTFENQARMIKVHVDAVVRLCHAVLPGMREEGGGAIINVSSLASFFPAPLDALYSGTKAFLTRFSEALQLEQSGTGIRVQALCPGFIRTEFHERLGLGKDFNRKSSGIFRWMEPERLVRDSLKALDRRRPPVIVVPGVFYKVVYLVHKIIPRQLIYRTMDGRMMNRVEDQE from the coding sequence ATGGAAAAACCGATTGCTGTTATTACCGGAGCAAGTTCCGGCATCGGCCGTGCCTTTGCGGAGGAGTATGCCCGCCGCGGCTACTACCTTGTGTTGACGGGAAGACGTTCCGGGGTCCTGGACACCCTTTCTGCCGAACTTCGGGAAAGATGGAAGGTTTCTGTGGAAACGGCTATCTTTGATTTATCGGACCCGGAGGAGCTTGAGCTCTTTGCCAACAATATTGCCTCCCGCCGGATAGCTGTGCTCGTGAACAACGCCGGTTTCGGCAGCCCCCGGGCATTCAGTGTCGATACATTCGAGAACCAGGCGCGGATGATCAAGGTGCATGTCGACGCCGTAGTCCGTCTGTGTCATGCCGTGCTTCCCGGCATGCGCGAGGAAGGGGGAGGCGCAATCATCAATGTCTCGTCCCTGGCGAGCTTTTTTCCCGCACCCCTGGATGCCCTCTACAGCGGAACCAAAGCCTTTCTGACCCGTTTTTCCGAAGCATTGCAGCTCGAACAGTCGGGGACCGGTATTCGTGTGCAGGCCCTCTGTCCCGGGTTTATCCGTACAGAATTTCATGAACGTCTGGGACTCGGGAAAGACTTTAACCGGAAAAGTTCGGGAATATTCCGCTGGATGGAGCCGGAACGGCTTGTGAGGGACTCTCTCAAGGCCCTGGACCGTCGCCGGCCGCCGGTTATCGTGGTCCCGGGTGTTTTTTACAAGGTAGTGTACCTGGTTCACAAAATTATACCGCGCCAGCTGATTTACCGGACCATGGACGGGCGCATGATGAACCGGGTAGAAGACCAGGAATAG
- the nadA gene encoding quinolinate synthase NadA: MLTAEKLFSQLQQVRFSSIKDEDLRRHIEKSMPIIQEIEKLKKEKNAVILAHSYVTPDIIYSVADYSGDSYELSKNALEAEADLIVFAAVRFMGETAKILSPHKEVLIPGYDPACSLADSITAEDARKLKAEYPDYAFICYINTTAAVKAECDASVTSSNVYKIIENFPSDKIFFLPDKLMGMNIIDEMQRRGVRKDIRLWDGTCYVHEEFEPRMIDEFRAAHPDIYVMAHPECKPEVIRKVDFVGSTSQMFTKIQELQGEKVMMLTECGLISRIEVEKPGKKFLGACQMCKYMKSNTLENILRVLKDPRPEDYVRLDEEIRVRAKKNLEMMFKYAEG, from the coding sequence ATGCTTACCGCGGAGAAGCTTTTTTCCCAGCTCCAGCAGGTCAGATTCTCGAGCATCAAGGACGAAGACCTGAGGCGGCATATAGAGAAATCGATGCCCATCATTCAGGAGATTGAGAAGCTCAAAAAAGAGAAAAACGCGGTAATTCTTGCCCACTCCTACGTGACCCCGGATATTATCTACTCAGTGGCAGACTATTCAGGAGACTCCTACGAGCTTTCAAAAAATGCCCTTGAAGCAGAGGCCGACCTGATTGTCTTTGCGGCAGTCCGCTTTATGGGAGAGACCGCTAAAATCCTGAGCCCTCACAAAGAGGTATTGATCCCGGGATACGATCCCGCCTGCTCCCTGGCGGACAGTATTACCGCCGAGGATGCACGCAAGCTTAAGGCCGAATACCCCGACTACGCCTTTATCTGCTATATAAACACCACCGCCGCGGTAAAGGCGGAATGCGACGCCAGCGTTACCAGCTCAAATGTGTATAAAATCATCGAGAACTTTCCATCGGATAAAATCTTCTTTCTGCCGGACAAATTGATGGGGATGAATATCATCGACGAGATGCAGCGCCGGGGGGTAAGAAAGGATATCCGTCTCTGGGACGGTACCTGCTACGTCCACGAAGAGTTCGAACCCCGCATGATCGACGAGTTCAGAGCGGCTCATCCGGATATCTACGTCATGGCACACCCGGAATGCAAACCGGAGGTAATCCGCAAGGTCGACTTCGTGGGATCCACCAGCCAGATGTTCACAAAAATCCAGGAGCTGCAGGGAGAAAAGGTGATGATGCTCACCGAATGCGGACTTATAAGCCGCATCGAAGTTGAGAAACCCGGCAAAAAGTTCCTTGGTGCCTGCCAGATGTGCAAATATATGAAATCCAACACACTGGAAAACATCCTGCGCGTGTTAAAAGACCCCAGACCGGAGGATTACGTCCGGCTGGATGAGGAAATTCGCGTCAGGGCTAAAAAGAACCTTGAGATGATGTTCAAGTACGCTGAGGGCTGA
- a CDS encoding MBL fold metallo-hydrolase, translating to MGVQIYSKGAAREVTGSRHYLEVDGTKIQIDCGAFQGRRKEAEEKNRAIPGDMENVSAVVLTHAHFDHSGMLPLLSKGGYKGNIYATPASRDLASLIMMDSAKIQARDIEYLKKKAAKAGQQFDSEVLYEEKDVLEAVNQFVTVSYRRPIYVTPQIELTFYDAGHILGSSTAVLNISADGTSAEPMRIVYAGDLGRKDRVIIRDPDRVPDPDYLIMESTYGDRLHGNTTDAMEKLAEIVSSTAAKNGKIVIPAFAVERTQEIIYYLHLLTDQARIPEIPIFVDSPMATNATSIFRVHPECYDEATNEAFIQHHKNPFGFNNLRYTASVQESKEINDVRGPAIIISADGMCEAGRIRHHLVQHIGDPASTILVVGYMAKHTLGRRIVEGQKKVKIFNETFIRQARVEKIDAFSAHADYSEIRDYVTQLDLERLKKVFLVHGEDDAQTHLQKVLLNAGVKAVEIVDAGRVYKL from the coding sequence ATGGGCGTGCAGATCTACTCCAAAGGAGCGGCCCGGGAGGTTACCGGGTCCCGACACTATCTTGAAGTCGACGGAACAAAGATCCAGATAGACTGCGGGGCTTTCCAGGGGCGGAGAAAAGAGGCGGAAGAGAAGAACCGGGCAATTCCCGGTGATATGGAGAATGTATCCGCCGTGGTACTGACCCATGCCCATTTCGACCATAGCGGCATGCTGCCCCTGCTGTCCAAGGGCGGCTACAAGGGAAACATCTACGCGACCCCGGCAAGCCGGGACCTGGCTTCCCTTATCATGATGGACAGCGCCAAGATACAGGCCCGGGACATCGAGTATTTAAAGAAGAAGGCAGCTAAAGCGGGCCAGCAGTTTGACAGCGAAGTTTTGTACGAAGAAAAGGACGTTCTTGAGGCGGTCAACCAGTTTGTAACTGTCTCCTACCGGCGGCCCATCTACGTTACGCCTCAGATTGAGCTGACCTTCTACGATGCGGGCCACATCCTGGGTTCCTCCACCGCGGTGCTGAACATCTCCGCCGACGGGACCTCCGCCGAACCTATGAGGATTGTCTATGCCGGGGATTTGGGGCGTAAGGACCGGGTCATTATCCGTGATCCCGACAGGGTTCCGGACCCGGATTACCTGATAATGGAGAGTACTTACGGGGACCGGCTGCATGGAAACACTACAGATGCGATGGAAAAGCTGGCGGAAATCGTAAGTTCCACTGCTGCAAAGAACGGCAAGATAGTAATTCCCGCCTTTGCCGTGGAGCGGACTCAGGAGATCATCTACTACCTTCACCTGCTGACAGATCAGGCACGGATACCGGAGATTCCCATCTTTGTAGACAGCCCCATGGCTACCAATGCGACTTCGATTTTCCGGGTCCATCCGGAATGCTACGATGAAGCGACCAATGAGGCCTTTATCCAGCACCACAAGAACCCCTTCGGCTTCAATAACCTGCGCTATACCGCCAGCGTGCAGGAGTCCAAGGAGATCAACGATGTGCGGGGGCCGGCTATAATCATATCGGCGGACGGTATGTGTGAGGCCGGCAGGATCCGCCACCACCTTGTACAGCATATAGGCGACCCTGCCAGCACAATCCTGGTAGTGGGTTATATGGCAAAGCATACCCTGGGACGGCGCATAGTGGAGGGGCAGAAAAAGGTGAAAATCTTTAACGAGACCTTTATCAGACAGGCCCGGGTAGAGAAGATTGACGCCTTCAGCGCCCACGCAGATTACAGCGAAATCCGGGATTACGTAACGCAGCTGGATCTTGAGCGGCTGAAGAAGGTGTTCCTGGTCCACGGAGAAGACGACGCCCAGACCCATCTGCAGAAGGTGCTCCTCAATGCCGGGGTAAAGGCGGTAGAGATCGTTGATGCCGGGAGAGTTTACAAGCTTTAG
- a CDS encoding PQQ-dependent sugar dehydrogenase yields MKQFFLLITLIAFTACGAFSAPGLEEERIESRDESFSLVRITEGIPNPWAFAFLSEGEVLITQRSGRLWRLDIDSGKRSEIGGLPEINAGGQGGLLDIVLHPDYPRTSWIYLSHVVSTSGGAATAVSRARLAADRLTDLERVFTVDNTGSTTMHFGSRLVFDDEGYLYISLGDRGEDQRSQDLSDHAGTILRLHDDGRIPEDNPYGAAFSYGHRNVQGMVFDPVSREIWTHEHGARGGDEVNILKKGANYGWPVISYGTHYNGAKIGVGTAAPGMEQPLVYWDPSIAPSGMSVYTGDSFLSWQGDIFLGALAGQHLRRLKRNESSIVAQEVLLKGRIGRVRDVRQGPDGRIYLLTDERNGALYRLEPVLP; encoded by the coding sequence ATGAAACAGTTTTTTTTATTAATTACCCTGATAGCGTTTACCGCTTGCGGAGCCTTCAGCGCTCCCGGATTGGAAGAGGAGAGAATCGAGTCCCGGGATGAGTCCTTCAGTCTTGTCCGGATAACAGAAGGGATTCCCAACCCCTGGGCTTTTGCCTTTCTCTCCGAGGGTGAGGTTCTGATCACCCAGCGTTCGGGCAGGCTCTGGCGCCTGGATATCGACTCGGGAAAACGTTCTGAAATCGGAGGGCTGCCCGAGATCAACGCCGGAGGTCAGGGGGGGCTTCTGGATATTGTCCTGCATCCGGACTATCCGCGTACCAGCTGGATTTACCTGAGTCATGTGGTCTCCACCTCAGGCGGTGCCGCTACTGCGGTAAGCCGCGCGCGTCTGGCTGCAGACCGGCTGACTGACCTTGAGCGGGTTTTTACTGTCGATAACACAGGAAGCACTACCATGCACTTCGGATCCCGGCTGGTGTTTGATGACGAGGGGTATCTCTATATTTCGCTGGGTGACAGAGGAGAGGACCAGAGGTCCCAGGACCTGTCCGATCATGCCGGAACGATTCTCCGTCTCCATGACGACGGCCGTATACCGGAGGACAATCCCTATGGCGCGGCCTTCAGTTACGGCCATCGGAATGTGCAGGGGATGGTTTTTGATCCTGTCAGCCGGGAGATCTGGACTCATGAGCACGGTGCCCGGGGCGGAGACGAGGTGAATATTCTTAAAAAAGGTGCCAACTACGGCTGGCCGGTGATCAGTTATGGTACTCACTACAACGGCGCAAAGATCGGAGTCGGAACCGCGGCTCCCGGAATGGAGCAGCCCCTGGTCTACTGGGATCCTTCGATTGCGCCCTCGGGGATGTCGGTTTATACAGGAGATTCATTTCTCTCCTGGCAGGGAGACATCTTCCTTGGTGCCCTTGCCGGGCAGCACCTGAGGCGGCTGAAGCGGAATGAGAGCAGTATTGTTGCTCAGGAGGTGCTGCTGAAGGGACGTATCGGACGGGTGCGGGATGTTCGCCAGGGCCCGGATGGTCGTATCTACCTGCTGACGGATGAGCGGAATGGAGCCCTGTATCGCCTGGAGCCTGTATTGCCTTGA
- a CDS encoding FAD-dependent oxidoreductase, whose product MQKLLIIGGVAAGATAAARARRIDAKAEITVLEAGPDVSFANCGLPYYIGGDIDSRSKLILQSPESFKSQYNVTVITETEVQSIDRRNKLVSALHIPSGKQEEYSYDSLILAQGGKPLVPPLRGVKLDHVFSLWTLQDMDAIDDFIRYRKPENAVVVGGGFIGLEMIEALRKRGLNVSVVERMPHVMPTMEPEIAGFLQEELLSFGVGVYTSKSVEEISSSQVLLDDGSRLNADMVLMSVGVRPTLKLASDAGLELGDAGGLLVDRNLRTSDPHIFAAGDMIEIEHKINGAKVRIPLAGPANRQGRIAANNALGIPKEYSGSQGTSIVRVFEAVAGSTGLNLNQARQAGFRAEAVTVHKEHHTSYYPGARQVTVMVIYDRETGRILGGQTAGLAGADRRLDVLATAAAAGMRVHELSELDLAYSPPLGSANDAINMAAFAAENRISGYSPAITAAELDQFTGRHKPAFIDVRDYFAFERSHVSGADHVPLTHLEQRMGSIHRDRPVIVYDETGKKAHQALRQLVQAGFDEVYNLSGGFTSLERHARALGFSHLHVPLLQPEEKSLEDEHEAEEQVPEQGSGGALTGGGLLVIDVRTPEEFAYGAYPDSVNIPLDELGYRAEEISDKDREVIVYCASGARSAYAARMLTQMGFSDVKNGGGLMDMMENLA is encoded by the coding sequence ATGCAGAAATTGCTGATTATCGGCGGGGTCGCCGCAGGCGCGACTGCCGCAGCACGGGCACGGCGCATTGATGCAAAGGCCGAGATTACCGTCCTGGAAGCAGGCCCGGATGTATCCTTTGCCAACTGCGGTCTGCCCTATTACATAGGAGGCGATATTGACAGCCGCTCCAAGCTGATCCTCCAGAGCCCGGAGAGCTTTAAATCCCAGTACAATGTAACAGTGATCACTGAAACCGAAGTCCAGAGCATCGACCGCCGGAACAAGCTGGTAAGCGCGCTGCATATACCCAGCGGAAAGCAGGAGGAGTACTCCTACGACTCACTTATCCTGGCACAGGGAGGAAAACCCCTGGTTCCACCCTTGAGGGGGGTTAAGCTGGATCATGTATTTTCCCTGTGGACCCTGCAGGATATGGACGCCATAGATGACTTTATCCGTTACCGCAAGCCGGAGAACGCGGTGGTAGTGGGCGGAGGCTTTATCGGCCTCGAGATGATAGAAGCCCTGCGAAAACGGGGCCTGAATGTAAGCGTTGTTGAACGCATGCCCCACGTAATGCCCACTATGGAACCGGAGATCGCCGGATTCCTGCAGGAGGAGCTCCTCTCTTTCGGTGTGGGAGTTTACACCTCAAAGAGTGTTGAGGAGATCAGCTCCAGCCAGGTACTGCTGGATGACGGCTCACGCCTGAACGCCGACATGGTGCTGATGTCCGTTGGTGTCCGCCCGACCCTGAAACTGGCATCCGACGCCGGTCTGGAACTTGGCGACGCCGGGGGCCTTCTGGTCGACCGCAACCTGAGGACTTCGGACCCGCATATCTTTGCCGCCGGCGATATGATCGAGATTGAGCATAAGATCAACGGCGCCAAGGTACGCATTCCTCTGGCCGGGCCGGCTAATCGGCAGGGCAGAATCGCAGCGAACAACGCCCTTGGTATTCCCAAAGAGTATTCCGGATCCCAGGGCACCTCCATTGTACGAGTATTCGAAGCCGTTGCCGGATCCACCGGACTCAACCTTAACCAGGCACGTCAGGCAGGCTTTCGGGCAGAAGCAGTTACAGTCCACAAGGAACATCATACATCCTATTACCCCGGGGCACGACAGGTCACGGTTATGGTGATCTATGACCGCGAAACAGGCCGCATTCTGGGAGGTCAGACCGCTGGTCTTGCCGGAGCCGACCGTCGCCTCGACGTTCTTGCCACTGCTGCCGCTGCCGGTATGCGGGTACATGAGCTCTCCGAACTCGACCTGGCCTATTCCCCGCCCCTGGGAAGCGCCAATGATGCCATTAACATGGCAGCCTTTGCAGCAGAGAACCGGATATCCGGGTACAGTCCCGCGATTACAGCGGCTGAGCTGGACCAGTTTACCGGGAGACACAAACCGGCTTTTATCGATGTCCGGGACTACTTTGCCTTTGAAAGATCCCATGTAAGCGGGGCCGACCATGTTCCCCTCACGCACCTGGAGCAGCGCATGGGGTCCATTCACAGGGACCGTCCGGTGATTGTCTACGACGAAACCGGCAAAAAGGCCCATCAGGCATTGCGTCAGCTGGTCCAGGCGGGATTTGATGAGGTATACAATCTGAGCGGCGGCTTCACAAGCCTTGAGCGGCATGCCCGGGCACTTGGTTTCAGCCACCTGCACGTCCCCCTCCTTCAGCCCGAGGAAAAAAGTCTTGAAGATGAGCATGAAGCGGAGGAACAGGTTCCGGAGCAGGGATCAGGCGGGGCTTTAACCGGCGGCGGCCTTCTGGTAATCGATGTCCGCACTCCTGAAGAATTTGCTTACGGGGCATATCCCGACTCGGTAAACATTCCCCTGGATGAACTGGGATACCGGGCTGAAGAAATCAGCGATAAGGATCGGGAGGTCATCGTCTACTGCGCATCCGGAGCACGCAGCGCTTACGCCGCCCGTATGCTGACGCAGATGGGCTTCTCCGACGTCAAGAACGGCGGTGGGCTGATGGATATGATGGAGAACCTGGCTTAA
- a CDS encoding GNAT family N-acetyltransferase: MKDFEYRFIPADAYTDADRDAITGLWLSVWPDHNREYYTENMARTAEISGDLPTGYPGFWKGDRIAAVALVFPREIQTPRGSFTVMALSGVCVNPDLRGQGLGAGVVKKAFSFVGQGTYPVNLFQTSFRVAPFYKDLGCRRVNNSFINSLPPEKTDPETLRHSVFWDEVAMIYPADFDWPAGQIDLRGPGY, translated from the coding sequence ATGAAGGATTTCGAATACAGGTTTATTCCGGCAGACGCGTATACCGATGCAGACAGGGATGCCATTACCGGGTTGTGGCTGTCGGTCTGGCCGGATCACAACCGGGAGTACTATACCGAAAATATGGCCCGTACGGCGGAGATCTCCGGGGATCTTCCCACAGGCTATCCCGGCTTCTGGAAGGGGGATAGGATCGCTGCTGTGGCGCTGGTTTTTCCCAGGGAGATACAAACTCCCCGGGGTTCCTTTACTGTGATGGCTTTAAGCGGGGTTTGTGTAAACCCCGATTTACGGGGGCAGGGCCTGGGAGCTGGGGTGGTAAAGAAGGCCTTCTCCTTTGTCGGCCAGGGCACCTACCCTGTGAACCTGTTCCAGACAAGCTTCAGGGTGGCCCCTTTTTATAAGGATCTGGGCTGTCGTCGGGTGAATAACAGCTTTATCAATTCTCTGCCTCCGGAAAAAACCGATCCGGAGACCCTGCGCCACTCGGTTTTCTGGGACGAGGTCGCAATGATCTATCCCGCAGACTTTGACTGGCCTGCGGGACAAATCGATCTTCGCGGACCCGGTTATTAA
- the speA gene encoding biosynthetic arginine decarboxylase encodes MKEEQEKTAPWNLEDSKEQYGIDHWGSRYFGVSRNGEVTVRLRKGDSWSDVSLYSMALGAQERGLCMPVLFRFRDILDSRIILLNESFAKAIREYGYKGEYRGVFPVKVNQQQEVISEIVRAGRKYHHGLEAGSKAELIAALGYMHDPGSYIICNGYKDEEFIDLALYGNKLGLKVIIVVERPGELELVLSRAEKASVQPSLGLRIKLTAKSEGHWTESGGDKSIFGLTALQITESIDLLRERNMLDCLELLHYHQGSQLPNIRNIRMALTEACRYYAELKREGARMGILDIGGGLAVDYDGSKTNFASSKNYSMEEFCYDVVEIVMSTFDAEGVEHPTLVSESGRSLVAYSSVLVFNILDINKAAHDEIPDKLPEDCHAYLKNLKESALNITSKTAQEAFNDALYYRDELHGLFIHGTISLREKSLADRFFWHIINKIVRTTKQMDYIPEDLTGIDRVIHDTYYGNFSIFQSLPDSWAIDQLFPIMPIHRLDEEPKRPAVLADITCDSDGKIDKFIDLQGVKNSLLLHDLKSDEEYFLGIFLVGAYQETLGDLHNLFGDTNIVSISLDEEGALVYEHETKGDSVADVLSYVEYDPNELVRGFRSLAERAVRCKLLSPRERREIVEAYEAGLRGYTYYEW; translated from the coding sequence TTGAAGGAAGAGCAAGAGAAAACCGCTCCCTGGAATCTTGAAGATTCCAAAGAGCAGTATGGCATAGATCACTGGGGAAGCCGATACTTCGGGGTTTCCCGGAACGGTGAAGTAACAGTCCGGCTGCGGAAAGGAGATTCCTGGAGCGATGTAAGTCTTTACTCCATGGCCCTTGGCGCCCAGGAACGGGGACTCTGCATGCCCGTTCTCTTTCGGTTCAGGGATATTCTGGATTCCCGGATTATCCTGTTGAACGAAAGCTTTGCAAAGGCAATCAGGGAATACGGCTACAAAGGGGAATACCGGGGGGTTTTTCCGGTTAAGGTGAATCAGCAGCAGGAGGTCATAAGCGAGATCGTCCGGGCCGGCAGAAAGTATCATCACGGACTGGAAGCAGGCAGCAAGGCGGAGCTGATCGCCGCCCTTGGGTACATGCACGATCCGGGAAGCTACATAATCTGCAACGGCTATAAGGACGAGGAGTTTATCGATCTGGCCCTGTACGGTAACAAGCTGGGGCTCAAGGTAATCATCGTTGTCGAGCGGCCCGGAGAGCTTGAACTTGTCCTCAGCCGGGCAGAAAAGGCCAGTGTTCAGCCGTCCCTTGGATTACGAATTAAACTGACCGCCAAGTCCGAAGGACACTGGACCGAATCCGGAGGTGACAAGAGTATCTTTGGCCTGACGGCCCTGCAGATTACTGAGAGTATCGACCTGCTGCGGGAGCGGAACATGCTGGATTGTCTTGAACTGCTCCATTATCACCAGGGCTCCCAGCTGCCGAATATCCGGAACATCCGTATGGCTTTGACGGAGGCCTGCCGTTATTACGCGGAACTGAAGCGGGAAGGCGCGCGGATGGGAATCCTCGATATCGGCGGCGGTCTGGCGGTAGATTATGACGGCTCCAAGACCAATTTTGCCTCCAGTAAAAACTATTCCATGGAAGAGTTCTGCTACGACGTAGTGGAGATTGTTATGTCTACTTTTGATGCCGAAGGAGTCGAGCATCCCACCCTTGTTTCAGAATCCGGCCGTTCTCTGGTGGCCTACTCATCTGTTCTGGTGTTCAATATTCTTGATATCAATAAGGCTGCCCACGATGAAATTCCGGACAAGCTGCCCGAGGACTGTCATGCCTATCTGAAAAACCTCAAGGAGTCCGCGCTGAATATAACCAGCAAAACTGCCCAGGAGGCCTTTAATGACGCTCTTTATTACCGGGATGAGCTTCACGGTCTTTTTATCCACGGGACCATAAGCCTGCGGGAAAAGAGCCTGGCGGACAGATTTTTCTGGCATATAATCAACAAGATTGTCAGGACCACCAAACAGATGGACTATATACCTGAGGACCTTACCGGAATAGACAGGGTTATTCACGACACCTATTACGGGAATTTCAGCATCTTCCAGTCCCTGCCCGATTCCTGGGCTATTGATCAGCTCTTTCCGATTATGCCTATTCACCGCCTCGATGAGGAACCAAAACGGCCAGCGGTTCTGGCGGACATTACCTGCGATTCGGATGGCAAGATTGACAAGTTCATAGATTTGCAGGGGGTGAAAAATTCCCTTCTGCTCCACGATCTTAAATCCGACGAGGAGTATTTTCTGGGGATTTTTCTTGTAGGCGCCTACCAGGAAACCCTTGGAGACCTTCATAACCTCTTCGGAGATACCAACATCGTCTCCATCAGTCTTGATGAGGAAGGGGCCCTGGTCTATGAGCATGAGACCAAGGGAGACTCAGTGGCCGATGTCCTCAGCTACGTTGAGTACGATCCCAACGAACTGGTCCGTGGTTTCCGCTCTCTGGCGGAACGGGCGGTACGCTGCAAACTGCTGTCTCCCAGGGAACGGCGGGAGATCGTCGAGGCCTACGAGGCGGGGCTGCGGGGTTACACCTACTACGAATGGTAG